From one Flavobacterium sp. N502536 genomic stretch:
- a CDS encoding GAF domain-containing protein — protein MTFQELQPKISAIVSDSVLVRDEKLLAICQLLNENIEYYNWVGFYFANHENKTLHLGPYVGAETDHTVIPFGKGICGQVAESNANFVVPDVAAQDNYIACSFTVKSEIVVPLFVNGINIGQIDIDSHVIDPFTEADERFLEFVNQEVAKLF, from the coding sequence ATGACATTTCAAGAATTACAACCAAAAATAAGCGCTATTGTTTCTGATTCAGTATTAGTTAGAGACGAAAAATTATTAGCAATCTGTCAGTTATTGAACGAAAATATTGAATACTACAACTGGGTTGGTTTTTATTTTGCCAATCACGAGAACAAAACTCTGCATTTGGGGCCGTATGTTGGAGCAGAAACAGACCATACTGTTATTCCTTTCGGAAAAGGGATTTGCGGTCAGGTAGCCGAAAGTAATGCCAATTTTGTAGTGCCGGATGTTGCCGCTCAGGACAATTATATTGCCTGCAGTTTTACTGTAAAATCTGAAATAGTAGTTCCTTTATTTGTTAACGGTATAAATATTGGTCAAATCGACATTGACAGTCATGTTATTGATCCGTTTACAGAAGCCGATGAAAGGTTTTTAGAGTTCGTAAATCAGGAAGTTGCCAAATTATTTTAA
- the xrtF gene encoding exosortase family protein XrtF has product MKKYLVQFKPFLIFISTFFAAYIVLTLVYKFYLNGFGPNEVDGITNVVGRNVEQLMQLFHCDIKVHKSLTDSWLEVWYNKHYSVRIVEGCNAVSVMILFVAFVLAFSGKFKATLLFILFGIFSIYVLNVARIALLVVLLFRFHEHNHFLHGTLFPLMIYGFVFLLWIVWVNKFSKYAK; this is encoded by the coding sequence TTGAAAAAATATTTAGTACAGTTTAAGCCCTTCCTGATTTTTATAAGCACTTTTTTTGCGGCCTATATTGTACTAACCTTGGTGTATAAGTTCTATTTGAACGGTTTCGGACCCAATGAAGTAGATGGAATAACCAATGTTGTGGGGCGAAATGTAGAACAACTCATGCAATTGTTTCATTGTGATATCAAAGTTCATAAAAGCCTCACTGATTCGTGGTTAGAAGTTTGGTACAATAAACATTATTCGGTTCGAATCGTTGAAGGTTGCAATGCTGTAAGCGTTATGATTCTGTTTGTTGCGTTTGTACTGGCATTTTCCGGAAAGTTTAAAGCTACTTTGTTGTTTATCCTATTTGGAATCTTTTCTATTTATGTTTTAAATGTGGCCAGAATTGCACTATTGGTGGTTTTGCTGTTTCGTTTTCACGAACACAATCATTTTTTACACGGAACTTTGTTTCCTTTAATGATTTACGGTTTCGTTTTTCTTTTGTGGATTGTTTGGGTAAACAAATTTTCGAAGTATGCTAAATAA